From the genome of Candidatus Electrothrix communis, one region includes:
- a CDS encoding DUF1566 domain-containing protein, translating into MLLLNKNSVEEASLPYPIVDTGVTDSYNNSEIISAPLEGEDFYGQDGTYTGNQPSYTVNDDGTVTDTITGLMWQQDMGEQMTWSEVNALVASFDLGEYTDWRLPTIKELYSLILFTGANGDGQNEETYTLYLDTTSFIQPFGDISSGQRLIDAQTWSATEYVGTTMNGDATVFGVNFIDGRIKGYPKYEPGTQQERKAYFRLVRGNTNYGKNNFMDNEDGSISDLATGLMWQQADEGLALDWHDALEYAENLELAGYSDWRLPNAKELQSIVDYTRSPQTTASPAIDPLFFTTEITDPDGNAQYPYFWTGTNHQDGRNHYDGAVYIAFGEAQGMINDTLLDVHGAGAQRSDPKEGIYYDYPQYFGPQGDLRYVFNYVRCVRTIK; encoded by the coding sequence ATGCTGCTCCTTAATAAAAATTCCGTTGAGGAAGCCTCTCTCCCCTACCCCATCGTTGACACCGGCGTGACTGATTCCTACAACAACTCTGAGATAATATCAGCCCCTCTTGAAGGCGAGGATTTCTACGGCCAAGACGGCACCTACACCGGCAACCAGCCTTCCTACACCGTTAACGATGACGGTACGGTAACCGATACTATTACCGGCCTAATGTGGCAGCAGGATATGGGCGAACAGATGACCTGGTCAGAAGTGAATGCCCTGGTGGCCAGCTTTGACCTTGGTGAGTATACGGATTGGCGACTCCCCACCATCAAAGAACTCTACTCGCTGATCCTCTTTACCGGAGCCAATGGAGATGGACAAAACGAAGAGACCTACACTCTCTACCTGGATACAACCTCTTTCATTCAACCCTTCGGCGACATCAGTAGCGGCCAACGCCTGATCGACGCTCAAACCTGGTCAGCAACTGAATATGTCGGCACTACCATGAACGGAGACGCAACAGTATTCGGGGTCAACTTTATCGACGGCAGAATCAAGGGGTACCCAAAATATGAGCCGGGTACTCAGCAAGAACGAAAGGCATATTTCCGCCTTGTCAGGGGCAATACGAATTACGGGAAAAACAACTTTATGGATAATGAAGACGGAAGCATCTCCGATCTGGCAACGGGCTTAATGTGGCAGCAGGCAGATGAGGGGCTTGCCTTGGACTGGCATGATGCCTTAGAATATGCAGAGAACTTGGAATTGGCCGGATACTCAGACTGGCGCTTACCCAATGCCAAAGAGCTACAAAGCATTGTCGATTATACGCGTTCGCCGCAGACCACAGCTTCACCGGCCATTGATCCGCTTTTTTTCACAACTGAGATTACTGATCCAGACGGGAACGCCCAGTACCCCTACTTCTGGACCGGAACTAATCATCAGGATGGGAGAAATCATTATGACGGCGCAGTCTATATCGCCTTTGGGGAAGCGCAAGGCATGATAAATGACACGCTGCTGGATGTACATGGAGCCGGGGCCCAGCGCAGTGACCCAAAGGAGGGAATTTATTACGACTACCCGCAATATTTCGGGCCACAAGGGGATCTGCGTTATGTGTTCAATTATGTCCGTTGCGTGCGAACAATAAAGTAA
- a CDS encoding site-specific integrase has protein sequence MNCTMPSDPHFNLLYQKHIKHLKLNGLQPKTIDAYSRSIRRIGNYFECQIDNLTSDQLLDYFNELLDCRSWSAVKLDLYGLKFFYSRVLNRTWEDIP, from the coding sequence ATGAACTGCACGATGCCAAGCGATCCACACTTCAATCTGCTTTATCAAAAACATATCAAACATCTGAAACTTAACGGCTTACAACCAAAGACCATTGATGCCTATTCACGGTCGATCAGGCGAATCGGCAATTATTTCGAGTGTCAAATCGACAATCTCACATCCGACCAGCTCCTTGATTACTTTAACGAACTTTTGGATTGTCGCTCATGGAGCGCAGTCAAGCTCGACCTGTATGGGCTGAAGTTCTTTTATTCCAGGGTGCTGAACAGAACCTGGGAGGATATCCCCTGA
- a CDS encoding putative Ig domain-containing protein — protein sequence MIRNGSEDQDKETMVTSGVISLNGEVLFTHDDIKHQAYILEMPVTLLEENTLRVELESKPGTFLTIEIIQNVPDPTVDLMASGLLIDSEHCPEYIDISLRMTNSGEEDISAGVQVAFYNRNPEEEGVLIGTATSGNALAAGEYETITFRWSDAFGDETVIYARVDDDGTGAGILDEADETDNLVSADATLCALLPGDSSMSGRVIDGVTGDSLSGVQTALHVNDNGSPGAVVATAVTDVEGTFLFSDLAAGTYIISTGYEGYIDNQRTVTVAENEQLTNQDLVLSPVLAEGEIRIILTWGESPADLESHLTAPNETGCRHHCYYWNKNIPTANLDLDDRNGFGPETITITDAAAGTYRYYVHDFTNRNIYYTQWLARSGAEVKVYSGSNEPLVFTVPSGYGTGWHVFDLDGETGEIIPVNTLFRQSEPGRIDYPSITSSITYGYAYWGTLYTYQVQAADPDDDTLTYSLTEAPDGMVIDPDTGMIEWTPFSTQSGWYYTTVKVEDGRCGEVTQRFRVYVYSQPTANFFVDPCSGVNPGGNITLTWSTTLAATVFIDQGIGEVPANGSLTIPSPEAPTLYTLTAFNDAALTKRTTPAVPWRSFYFSPASIPLGGSTTLYWNSPCSTDRSIDHEIGEVPVSGSVEVTPTTTGWSYYYLTATNAGGSNKYWARVYAYPPAPPTASIAVTPTCNLTPGEEKTLSWQTTNATEVTISPDIGSVESSGSRLIYPATSGIYTITATGLGGTVSRTVEYPNSPGLSFYSSTYYLDTGGSAILNWSAGCADTAILNQGIGEVPTVGSMEVSPETFPVTYTMIVENERSSYSRNVTLQQHLPSISFSASPSNTINPGDSVTLNWTVKYADTLTMNQGVGPVEASGSLTITPETLPLTYTLTSVNERGSAARSVTLYYTPPRGTLTAEPLQLKVGDSTTLTWTSTNAETCTITPDIGEVDCNGSMEVTPTSSPTYYLFEMVGSGGIYRRGVYVSFVAPTADLKTSAATINEGESVELSWVFANATSCIIDQGIGEVEPGGVQTVTPPVTTTYTMTATGPGGTVTDQVTVTVIPANPTPTVNLTTNKIRIIRGDSVVLSWESSYADSLLIEPDVGTAALNGSATMTPEVTTTYTATAVNTDGTATDTVTVTVIPPSPTVNLTAEPTNIMAGESAVLTWTSFDADSIVFNQGIGEEQLQGSLTVSPTETTTYVATATGQGGTTSKSITVTVTYPEPTASLNADPASIGFGYSTTLSWTTQDAQDCTIEPNIGAVDCAAGEQSVYLLQDTTYTLTATGQGGTVTAQAVVTVVPSPMTLTITSPTEGAINTRSDILVTGTVTHENGLETGILVNGVTALMYGNQFVANHVPLSEEGTITVNAFDADGNRGLQSASVTVQPTTRQIELQSGFESGFESGLAPMENMLKFSKNFITSSQPEITYSGPANMVAETGTEPDTWDISMTAPGIYIFSVEVRDENGETYTDQVAVLVNDRDALDALLQGKWNGMKQALTAGDSAGALEEFTFGQRELFQEIFTAAESNLAQIALNMQDVELIYQKNDTAKYRIKKEMVINEATELITFYIYFQRERDGIWRIRDF from the coding sequence GTGATCCGCAACGGCAGCGAAGATCAGGACAAGGAAACAATGGTCACCAGCGGGGTGATCAGTTTGAACGGCGAGGTGCTGTTCACCCACGATGATATCAAACATCAGGCCTATATCCTTGAAATGCCGGTCACTCTTCTGGAGGAAAACACTCTGAGGGTGGAGCTTGAGAGCAAGCCGGGAACGTTTCTAACCATTGAGATAATTCAAAACGTTCCCGATCCCACAGTAGACCTTATGGCATCCGGTCTCCTGATCGACAGTGAACATTGTCCAGAATATATCGACATCAGTCTGCGGATGACCAATTCCGGCGAGGAGGATATTTCCGCCGGTGTGCAGGTGGCCTTTTATAACCGCAACCCGGAGGAAGAGGGTGTCCTGATCGGCACTGCGACAAGCGGCAATGCCTTGGCGGCAGGTGAATATGAAACCATAACCTTTCGCTGGTCAGATGCGTTCGGGGATGAAACAGTTATTTACGCCCGTGTTGATGACGACGGCACCGGAGCGGGCATCTTGGACGAGGCGGATGAAACGGATAATCTCGTCAGTGCGGACGCGACGCTCTGCGCGCTTCTTCCCGGTGACAGCAGTATGTCCGGTCGAGTCATCGACGGGGTAACCGGAGATTCTCTTTCCGGTGTGCAGACAGCTCTGCATGTGAATGACAACGGCAGTCCGGGCGCGGTCGTGGCGACTGCGGTGACCGATGTCGAGGGTACTTTCCTGTTTTCCGACTTGGCGGCAGGTACGTATATCATCTCTACCGGTTATGAAGGATATATAGACAATCAGCGGACTGTCACCGTTGCTGAAAACGAACAGCTGACCAACCAGGATCTGGTTCTTTCACCGGTTCTGGCTGAAGGCGAGATCCGGATTATCCTTACCTGGGGAGAAAGCCCTGCCGACTTGGAGTCCCACCTGACCGCTCCCAATGAAACCGGCTGTCGCCACCACTGCTACTACTGGAACAAAAATATACCCACCGCCAATCTTGACCTAGACGACCGGAACGGTTTCGGCCCTGAGACCATCACCATCACCGATGCGGCGGCTGGCACCTACCGCTATTATGTTCATGACTTCACCAATCGCAACATCTATTACACCCAATGGCTCGCCCGTTCCGGCGCGGAAGTAAAGGTCTATTCCGGCAGCAACGAACCTCTGGTATTCACGGTGCCGTCCGGTTACGGAACCGGATGGCATGTCTTTGATCTGGACGGCGAGACCGGGGAAATAATCCCGGTCAACACGCTGTTCCGGCAGTCGGAACCGGGCCGGATAGACTATCCGAGCATCACCTCAAGCATCACCTACGGCTATGCCTATTGGGGTACCCTCTACACCTATCAGGTACAGGCCGCAGATCCAGATGACGACACCCTGACATATTCTTTGACCGAGGCACCGGACGGCATGGTGATTGACCCGGATACGGGCATGATTGAATGGACACCGTTCAGCACGCAAAGCGGATGGTATTACACCACAGTCAAGGTGGAGGACGGTCGGTGCGGTGAAGTCACGCAGCGGTTCCGTGTCTATGTTTACTCCCAGCCTACGGCTAATTTTTTTGTAGATCCCTGCTCCGGCGTAAATCCGGGCGGCAATATCACCCTGACTTGGTCAACGACCCTTGCCGCCACGGTTTTCATTGATCAGGGCATAGGAGAAGTACCGGCAAACGGCAGCCTGACCATCCCCTCACCGGAAGCGCCCACCCTCTACACCCTGACCGCTTTCAATGATGCGGCCCTGACAAAGCGGACAACTCCGGCGGTTCCTTGGAGATCCTTTTATTTCTCGCCTGCTTCTATTCCTTTGGGAGGGAGCACAACACTGTACTGGAATTCGCCATGTTCAACTGACCGGAGCATTGATCATGAGATCGGCGAGGTGCCGGTATCAGGCTCTGTGGAAGTGACACCGACCACAACAGGCTGGTCATACTACTATCTCACCGCAACCAATGCGGGCGGCAGCAATAAATACTGGGCCAGAGTCTATGCTTATCCGCCCGCCCCGCCGACTGCTTCCATTGCTGTCACCCCGACCTGCAATCTGACACCGGGTGAAGAAAAGACCCTTTCTTGGCAGACAACCAATGCGACAGAGGTGACTATTTCACCTGACATAGGCAGTGTTGAATCCAGCGGCTCTCGACTTATTTATCCGGCAACATCAGGCATCTATACAATAACCGCCACCGGTCTCGGCGGTACTGTCAGCCGAACCGTCGAATACCCCAACTCTCCGGGCTTAAGTTTTTATTCGTCCACCTATTACCTTGATACCGGAGGCAGTGCAATCCTGAACTGGTCTGCAGGATGTGCTGATACCGCAATTCTGAACCAGGGGATAGGTGAAGTCCCTACAGTGGGGAGTATGGAAGTCAGCCCGGAAACTTTTCCCGTCACCTACACCATGATCGTTGAAAATGAACGGTCTTCTTATTCACGAAATGTCACCCTGCAGCAACACCTCCCCAGCATCTCTTTTTCTGCTTCGCCGTCCAATACCATAAATCCGGGAGACAGCGTAACCTTAAATTGGACAGTGAAGTATGCGGACACGCTGACCATGAACCAGGGAGTCGGACCGGTGGAGGCGAGTGGCAGCCTGACCATCACCCCGGAAACCCTTCCCCTGACCTACACCCTGACCAGCGTAAATGAACGCGGATCGGCTGCACGCTCCGTCACCCTGTATTATACGCCTCCAAGGGGGACCCTTACTGCCGAACCGCTCCAGCTCAAAGTCGGTGACAGTACTACTCTGACCTGGACCAGCACCAATGCCGAGACCTGCACCATCACTCCAGATATAGGCGAGGTAGACTGCAACGGTTCCATGGAGGTCACTCCGACCTCCTCTCCCACCTACTATTTATTTGAAATGGTAGGCTCCGGGGGCATCTACAGACGTGGTGTCTATGTCAGCTTTGTGGCTCCCACAGCCGACCTCAAAACTTCCGCCGCGACAATCAATGAAGGAGAGAGCGTCGAGTTGAGCTGGGTGTTCGCCAATGCGACCAGCTGCATCATTGATCAGGGCATCGGCGAAGTCGAGCCGGGCGGGGTGCAGACCGTCACACCTCCGGTCACGACCACCTATACCATGACCGCCACCGGTCCGGGCGGCACAGTCACAGATCAGGTCACCGTCACTGTTATCCCGGCCAATCCGACACCGACCGTCAATCTGACCACAAATAAAATCAGAATCATCCGGGGCGATTCTGTTGTTCTCAGCTGGGAAAGCAGCTATGCTGATTCCCTGCTCATCGAACCCGATGTCGGCACGGCGGCCCTCAACGGCTCCGCAACTATGACCCCTGAAGTCACCACCACCTATACCGCCACCGCTGTCAACACTGACGGCACCGCGACGGACACAGTGACCGTGACGGTTATACCGCCTTCACCGACCGTAAACCTGACAGCGGAACCCACAAATATCATGGCGGGCGAATCCGCCGTGCTTACTTGGACCAGCTTCGATGCGGACAGTATAGTTTTTAATCAGGGAATAGGCGAGGAGCAGCTCCAGGGCTCTCTGACCGTCAGCCCGACGGAAACCACGACCTATGTTGCTACAGCCACCGGTCAGGGAGGAACGACTTCCAAAAGTATCACGGTGACCGTAACCTACCCGGAGCCCACAGCATCACTCAATGCTGATCCTGCATCTATCGGGTTCGGATACTCGACAACGCTGAGCTGGACCACTCAGGATGCGCAGGACTGCACGATAGAGCCGAATATCGGGGCTGTTGACTGTGCTGCTGGTGAGCAATCTGTTTATCTGCTTCAGGATACAACCTACACCCTGACTGCAACCGGGCAGGGGGGAACTGTTACCGCCCAAGCCGTCGTTACCGTGGTTCCTAGTCCGATGACTCTTACTATCACTTCTCCAACTGAAGGAGCAATCAACACCCGGTCCGATATCCTGGTGACCGGAACCGTCACCCATGAAAACGGCCTAGAGACCGGGATACTGGTCAACGGTGTTACGGCCTTGATGTATGGCAATCAGTTTGTCGCCAATCATGTGCCGTTATCGGAAGAAGGTACGATCACGGTGAACGCCTTCGACGCAGACGGGAACCGGGGCCTGCAATCCGCCTCGGTTACGGTCCAGCCGACAACCCGTCAAATTGAGCTACAGTCTGGTTTTGAGTCTGGTTTTGAGTCTGGCTTGGCTCCTATGGAAAATATGCTTAAATTCAGTAAAAATTTCATAACCTCAAGCCAACCGGAAATAACCTACTCCGGCCCGGCGAATATGGTGGCTGAGACCGGTACGGAACCCGACACCTGGGACATCTCAATGACCGCACCCGGCATCTATATCTTTTCTGTCGAAGTGCGGGATGAAAACGGAGAAACCTATACTGATCAAGTTGCGGTGCTGGTCAATGACCGGGATGCCCTTGATGCGTTACTGCAAGGCAAGTGGAATGGAATGAAGCAGGCGTTGACTGCTGGAGATAGTGCAGGAGCACTTGAAGAGTTCACCTTCGGTCAGCGCGAGCTTTTTCAGGAAATTTTCACAGCAGCTGAAAGCAATCTGGCACAGATAGCTCTGAATATGCAAGATGTAGAGTTGATCTATCAAAAAAACGATACTGCAAAATATCGTATCAAAAAAGAGATGGTTATTAATGAGGCGACGGAACTCATCACCTTCTATATCTACTTTCAACGAGAGAGGGACGGAATATGGCGGATCAGGGATTTTTAA
- a CDS encoding transposase yields MILLSTIINRFKEQFLAQYQAFVLPSHKKALWAMAKCRTEHSLQMLARCANHECGTEIYIPHSCGHRNCPHCQNHESSNWIEKQLNKRLPAPYFLVTFTLPAQLRDLAWRNQKIVYSQMFASVKETLKTFTANDKKLGGEAGFTAILHTHARNLDHHPHIHVVMPGASINKKTGLWHKKGAEYLFNHKALAKVFRAKMLTAIVEQGLKLPKDCPEKWVVDCKSVGNGDKAIIYLGKYLYRGVIQEKDILKCENGMVTFRYLHAKTGKYRSREVTGEEFLSLLMLHVLPKGFRRARCYGFLHPCSKKLIRFLQLVLRVNPFTLFSAEQPKKAAIICPNCGAEMKIIRTRVRKPPPLRPAVCIA; encoded by the coding sequence ATGATTTTGCTCTCCACGATTATTAATCGATTCAAGGAACAGTTTTTAGCGCAATATCAGGCTTTCGTTCTGCCCAGCCACAAAAAAGCGCTGTGGGCCATGGCCAAGTGCAGGACGGAACACAGCCTGCAGATGCTTGCGCGGTGTGCGAACCATGAATGCGGAACAGAAATCTATATTCCTCATTCCTGCGGCCATAGAAACTGTCCGCACTGTCAGAACCATGAAAGCAGCAACTGGATCGAAAAGCAACTGAACAAGCGGCTGCCGGCTCCCTATTTTCTGGTTACCTTTACCCTGCCTGCTCAACTCAGGGATCTTGCCTGGAGAAATCAGAAAATCGTTTATTCACAGATGTTCGCTTCGGTCAAAGAGACTCTGAAAACCTTTACTGCAAATGACAAAAAACTCGGCGGAGAAGCGGGATTTACCGCTATCCTCCATACCCATGCAAGAAATCTTGATCATCACCCCCACATCCATGTGGTCATGCCCGGAGCAAGCATCAACAAAAAAACAGGGTTGTGGCATAAAAAGGGGGCTGAATACCTCTTTAACCACAAGGCCTTGGCAAAGGTTTTTCGGGCAAAGATGCTTACGGCCATAGTTGAGCAAGGCCTGAAACTGCCAAAGGATTGCCCGGAAAAGTGGGTTGTCGACTGCAAGAGCGTCGGCAACGGAGACAAGGCGATCATCTATCTCGGCAAATATCTCTACCGGGGCGTAATTCAGGAAAAGGATATCCTGAAGTGCGAAAACGGCATGGTTACCTTCAGGTATCTTCACGCCAAAACCGGCAAATACAGGTCCAGGGAGGTGACCGGAGAAGAATTCCTCTCTCTGCTCATGCTGCACGTCTTGCCCAAAGGGTTTCGCAGGGCACGCTGTTACGGTTTTCTGCATCCGTGCAGCAAAAAGCTCATCCGATTTCTCCAACTGGTGCTTAGGGTCAACCCGTTTACATTATTCAGTGCTGAGCAACCCAAAAAAGCTGCTATCATCTGCCCGAACTGCGGGGCGGAAATGAAAATCATTCGGACTAGGGTGAGGAAGCCGCCTCCTCTCCGGCCAGCTGTTTGCATCGCATAA
- a CDS encoding IS66 family transposase, with amino-acid sequence MNFSIPEEKEVRTAFAEGEEAIIALFGSITAQVKELAAQLEKQAGVLKDLQARLSKNSRNSGKPPSSDGYGKQNKTESLRKSGQKSNGGQPGHEGRTLKRSENPDHTETYKPDTCDNCQTSLEDVAAVGEEERQVYDIPAIRIEVTSHRAEIIICPECGMENTGKFPESVGRGVRYGRGVKTWATYFGNQHHIPLERTAQIFEDLIGHGISEGSLLKASEELSECVRPSTEATAELLRNAEVLKVDETGLRVKGKLHWLHVASSDLLTHYNVHEKRGKEAMDAAGILSEFEGRMLHDHWKSYFGYKNCRHGLCNAHHLREFKFIGKQYEQAWAGDMADLLLEIKEEVEKLKPDRDRFGPEQIEGFERRYDEIICRGFADNPFTPPKEKKKGRLKRPPPLNLLIRLRDYKSETLAFMYDFRVPFDNNAAERDVRMMKVKQKVSGCFRTVEGAERFASIRGYISTARKNSKNIFEAIKDAFNGDPFIPDVAV; translated from the coding sequence ATGAATTTTAGTATCCCCGAAGAGAAAGAAGTCCGTACGGCCTTTGCGGAAGGTGAAGAGGCAATTATTGCCCTGTTCGGCAGTATAACCGCGCAGGTTAAAGAACTCGCCGCTCAGTTGGAAAAACAGGCCGGAGTATTGAAGGATTTACAGGCCCGGCTGTCGAAAAACAGCCGCAACAGCGGTAAACCGCCTTCAAGCGACGGATACGGTAAACAGAACAAGACGGAAAGCCTGAGAAAGTCTGGTCAAAAGTCGAACGGCGGGCAGCCGGGTCATGAAGGGCGGACTCTTAAGCGGTCGGAAAACCCAGATCATACGGAAACGTATAAACCCGACACATGTGACAACTGCCAGACATCGCTTGAGGACGTCGCCGCCGTCGGAGAGGAAGAACGACAGGTTTATGATATTCCGGCGATACGAATCGAAGTCACCTCGCATCGTGCGGAAATCATAATTTGTCCCGAATGCGGCATGGAAAATACGGGAAAATTTCCGGAAAGTGTGGGACGGGGCGTTCGATACGGCAGAGGCGTGAAGACATGGGCCACGTATTTCGGGAATCAGCATCATATTCCGCTTGAACGCACTGCACAGATTTTTGAAGATCTGATCGGGCACGGAATTTCGGAGGGTTCGCTGCTGAAGGCATCTGAAGAACTTTCCGAGTGCGTCCGGCCCTCGACCGAGGCGACAGCGGAGCTTCTGCGTAATGCCGAGGTTCTGAAAGTGGACGAAACCGGACTGCGGGTCAAAGGAAAACTCCATTGGCTGCATGTAGCTTCGTCGGACCTCCTCACTCATTATAACGTGCATGAAAAGCGGGGAAAAGAAGCGATGGATGCAGCCGGAATCCTCAGTGAATTCGAAGGAAGGATGCTGCATGATCACTGGAAATCGTACTTCGGATATAAAAATTGCCGTCATGGGCTGTGCAACGCGCACCATCTTCGCGAGTTTAAATTCATAGGCAAACAGTATGAACAGGCATGGGCTGGAGACATGGCCGACTTACTGCTTGAGATAAAAGAGGAGGTCGAAAAACTGAAGCCGGACCGGGATCGTTTCGGGCCGGAACAGATCGAAGGTTTTGAACGGCGATACGATGAAATCATTTGTCGGGGCTTCGCGGACAATCCCTTCACGCCTCCAAAAGAAAAAAAGAAGGGACGACTGAAAAGACCGCCGCCGCTCAATCTGCTGATACGGCTCCGGGATTACAAGTCGGAGACTCTCGCCTTTATGTACGATTTTCGGGTTCCGTTCGACAATAATGCGGCGGAAAGGGATGTGCGTATGATGAAGGTCAAACAGAAGGTTTCGGGTTGTTTCCGAACTGTTGAAGGTGCGGAACGGTTCGCTTCTATCCGGGGATATATCTCCACGGCTCGTAAAAATTCAAAAAACATTTTCGAGGCGATTAAAGACGCCTTCAACGGCGATCCTTTTATTCCCGATGTCGCAGTATAA
- a CDS encoding cytochrome c biogenesis protein CcdA, whose product MLDNKKIFSLLLLAVLLLLMPGRDCRAISEAGASSTGKAVNVRASWSVTAAHPGDQAVLAVVLQINKGFHVNADERQIISVEDLKLFPTKVAVTGADKGLKIEAPLYPSAVPLKVPYLADRVMSFQGETIVYLPVRLEEALPAGEQAGLSLQVQYQPCSEEYCLLPEKIEIETSLSIVAPDTVVENIHQELFVGYEPGLVPEVSKDIAFGMFGWTFSVDSSSRGGVVLLLIIAAFGGMLLNFTPCVLPLIPIKIISLSYAAKNRRQCILLGVFMSLGVLVFWLGLGVMIALVSGFSATNQLFQYPVFTITVGLVIAVMAGGMFDFFSLQLPAFVYMIHPEQDTLKGSFGLGILAAVLSTPCTAPFMGAAAAWASTQPPASTLAVFASIGIGMALPYFLLSVSPHLVSKMPKTGPASVLVKQVMGLFMLAAAAYFVGVGMEVLLSSPADPPGKLYWWPVMFFAFCAGGWTVWRTVQIASGKKVKYFFTGLGLALMLVSVLGVCRLTHTGPIDWTYYTPERLELAQEEGQTVVMVFTAEWCLNCKVLERGILESPKIVKLLSDERVLSMKVDITGNNPEGKAKLKEVGSLTIPLLVVVDAKGKQVYKSDFYTANQLYEAVQGTLE is encoded by the coding sequence ATGCTGGATAACAAAAAAATATTCTCTTTGTTGCTGCTTGCTGTACTGCTTCTGCTGATGCCCGGTCGGGATTGCAGGGCAATATCTGAGGCAGGGGCTTCTTCCACCGGAAAAGCGGTCAATGTCCGAGCCTCTTGGTCTGTCACAGCGGCACATCCCGGTGATCAGGCTGTTCTCGCTGTTGTTCTTCAGATTAATAAAGGTTTTCATGTTAATGCCGATGAACGGCAGATCATCTCTGTAGAAGATCTCAAGCTCTTTCCCACCAAGGTCGCTGTGACCGGGGCTGATAAGGGCTTAAAGATTGAAGCACCCCTTTATCCTTCGGCGGTTCCCCTGAAGGTGCCTTATCTTGCTGATAGAGTCATGTCCTTTCAGGGGGAGACCATTGTGTATCTGCCTGTCCGTCTGGAAGAAGCTTTGCCTGCCGGGGAACAAGCAGGATTGAGCCTGCAAGTGCAATATCAGCCCTGTTCTGAAGAGTATTGTCTGCTCCCGGAAAAGATAGAGATTGAGACGAGTTTGTCAATTGTCGCTCCGGACACTGTGGTTGAAAATATTCATCAGGAGCTTTTTGTCGGCTATGAACCCGGACTTGTCCCGGAGGTATCCAAGGATATAGCCTTTGGGATGTTCGGCTGGACCTTTTCCGTTGACAGCTCCTCCCGGGGCGGGGTGGTCTTATTATTGATTATTGCGGCCTTTGGCGGCATGCTGCTTAATTTTACCCCCTGTGTCCTCCCTCTGATTCCCATTAAAATCATCAGCCTCTCCTATGCAGCGAAGAATCGGCGGCAATGCATTCTGCTCGGTGTCTTTATGTCACTGGGCGTCTTGGTGTTCTGGCTCGGTTTAGGTGTTATGATTGCGCTGGTCAGTGGTTTCAGTGCCACCAATCAGCTGTTTCAATATCCTGTTTTTACTATTACGGTCGGGCTTGTTATCGCCGTCATGGCCGGGGGAATGTTTGACTTCTTCTCCCTGCAATTGCCAGCATTTGTGTATATGATTCATCCAGAGCAGGACACGCTGAAAGGCTCGTTCGGTTTGGGAATCCTTGCCGCTGTTCTTTCTACCCCCTGTACCGCACCTTTTATGGGGGCCGCAGCAGCCTGGGCCTCCACCCAGCCTCCTGCCTCCACCTTGGCCGTCTTTGCCTCGATAGGTATAGGTATGGCTTTGCCCTATTTCCTTCTCTCTGTTTCACCGCATTTGGTCAGCAAAATGCCGAAAACTGGCCCGGCCAGTGTCCTGGTTAAGCAGGTTATGGGGTTATTTATGTTGGCCGCCGCTGCCTATTTTGTCGGGGTCGGGATGGAAGTGTTGCTGTCTTCTCCCGCAGATCCACCAGGGAAACTTTATTGGTGGCCAGTGATGTTTTTTGCTTTCTGCGCAGGCGGCTGGACAGTCTGGCGCACGGTGCAGATTGCCTCGGGGAAGAAGGTGAAATATTTTTTTACCGGGCTTGGGTTGGCTCTTATGCTGGTTTCTGTGCTCGGGGTGTGTCGTCTCACCCATACCGGTCCCATTGATTGGACCTATTATACACCGGAGCGTCTTGAATTAGCCCAGGAAGAGGGGCAAACCGTTGTTATGGTTTTTACGGCGGAATGGTGTCTGAACTGTAAGGTTTTGGAGCGGGGAATACTGGAAAGTCCCAAGATTGTTAAGCTCCTGAGTGATGAGCGGGTTCTGTCCATGAAGGTTGATATCACGGGTAATAATCCGGAAGGCAAGGCGAAGCTCAAAGAAGTCGGCAGTTTGACCATACCGTTACTGGTTGTGGTGGATGCAAAGGGGAAACAGGTGTATAAAAGTGATTTCTATACGGCTAATCAGCTTTATGAGGCTGTGCAGGGTACCTTGGAGTAA